A portion of the Streptomyces sp. NBC_01335 genome contains these proteins:
- a CDS encoding MFS transporter: MSQTLPKNAGIPAPDPGRWKALAFIALAQLMVVLDATIVNIALPKAQVDLGISDANKQWVITAYALAFGGLLLFGGRISDLFGRKRTFTIGLIGFALASALGGAATNQAMMFGSRALQGVFGALLAPAALSLLAVTFTDAKERAKAFGIFGAIAGGGGAVGLLLGGFLTDSLNWRWTFFVNIPFAIVAAVGAYFFIHERAGTRNRSSLDIPGVLLSTLGLVSLVYGFTRAESAGWSDALTVGSFVAAVVLLASFILVESRVQSPLLPLRVLADRNRGGIYLSLGLAVIGMFGLFLFLTYYLQVVKGYSSLSTGFAFLPMVAGMITGSTQIGARLMTRVPPRLLMGPGFLLAAVGMLLLTRLEIDSSYAGVILPGMVLLGLGMGTAFMPAMSMATHGIEPRDAGVASAMVNTSQQVGGAIGTALLNTIAASATTAFITDHAAGATDPKLLQLQAMVNGFSSAIWWAVGILVVASAIAFTLINAGKPGTGPVGQGGGTRDAEEDEFKVPVIAH, translated from the coding sequence ATGTCCCAGACCCTGCCGAAGAACGCCGGAATCCCGGCTCCCGACCCCGGGCGGTGGAAGGCCCTGGCCTTCATCGCCCTCGCCCAGCTGATGGTCGTGCTCGACGCGACCATCGTGAACATCGCGCTGCCCAAGGCCCAGGTGGACCTCGGCATCTCCGACGCCAACAAGCAGTGGGTCATCACGGCCTACGCCCTCGCCTTCGGCGGGCTGCTGCTCTTCGGCGGCCGGATCTCCGACCTGTTCGGCCGCAAGCGCACCTTCACCATCGGCCTGATCGGCTTCGCGCTCGCCTCCGCTCTCGGTGGCGCGGCCACCAACCAGGCGATGATGTTCGGCTCCCGCGCCCTCCAGGGCGTCTTCGGCGCCCTCCTCGCGCCGGCGGCCCTCTCGCTGCTCGCCGTGACGTTCACCGACGCCAAGGAGCGCGCCAAGGCGTTCGGCATCTTCGGCGCCATCGCCGGTGGTGGCGGCGCGGTCGGCCTGCTGCTCGGCGGCTTCCTCACCGACTCGCTGAACTGGCGCTGGACCTTCTTCGTCAACATCCCGTTCGCGATCGTCGCCGCGGTCGGCGCGTACTTCTTCATCCACGAGCGCGCCGGTACCCGCAACCGCTCCTCGCTCGACATCCCGGGCGTGCTGCTCTCCACCCTCGGCCTGGTCTCGCTGGTCTACGGCTTCACCCGCGCCGAGTCGGCCGGCTGGTCGGACGCGCTGACGGTCGGTTCGTTCGTCGCGGCCGTCGTGCTGCTCGCCTCCTTCATCCTGGTCGAGTCCCGCGTCCAGTCGCCGCTGCTGCCGCTCCGGGTGCTCGCCGACCGCAACCGCGGTGGCATCTACCTCTCGCTGGGCCTCGCCGTCATCGGCATGTTCGGCCTCTTCCTCTTCCTCACCTACTACCTCCAGGTGGTCAAGGGGTACAGCTCGCTCTCGACCGGCTTCGCCTTCCTGCCGATGGTCGCGGGCATGATCACGGGCTCCACGCAGATCGGCGCCCGCCTGATGACCCGCGTGCCGCCGCGCCTGCTGATGGGGCCGGGCTTCCTGCTGGCCGCCGTCGGCATGCTGCTGCTGACGCGCCTGGAGATCGACTCCTCGTACGCCGGTGTCATCCTGCCGGGCATGGTCCTGCTCGGCCTCGGCATGGGCACCGCGTTCATGCCGGCCATGTCCATGGCCACGCACGGCATCGAGCCGCGTGACGCGGGCGTCGCCTCCGCGATGGTCAACACCTCGCAGCAGGTCGGCGGCGCCATCGGTACCGCGCTGCTGAACACCATCGCCGCCAGCGCCACCACCGCGTTCATCACCGACCACGCGGCCGGTGCCACCGACCCGAAGCTGCTCCAGCTCCAGGCCATGGTGAACGGTTTCTCCAGCGCGATCTGGTGGGCGGTCGGCATCCTCGTCGTCGCCTCCGCCATCGCCTTCACCCTGATCAACGCCGGCAAGCCCGGCACCGGCCCGGTGGGCCAGGGCGGCGGCACGCGTGACGCCGAGGAGGACGAGTTCAAGGTCCCGGTGATCGCGCACTGA